TCCCGGTTCTTGTGCCACTCCGTGCTGCCCTCGGCCTCGGGGCAGTGCGCATGGAGGTACAGAAAGCCGTCCTGCCAGGTTAGATAGGCCCGGTCCACCAGGTACCGCTTGGGTTCGCGGTTCAGTGGACGATAGGTCAGGCGCATCATGCGGCCGGTCTGAATGCCATGCTGAAGGCTGTCGAGGACCTGCGCGTCGTAGGCCGTGTTGCCCGTCCTCAGGAGGCGACCGGTGTAGGGATCAGACAGGCCTTCGCGAACCGAGGCAGGCACTCGCTCGAATAGCGTGCGAAGGCGCTCCGCTTCCGGCAACTTGAGATCCTCGAATAGCGCCACGGCGGTCTGCAGGGCCGCCGCTTCCTCGTTGTTGGCGAACAGCTCCAGGTGCCCCATGTCCAGCTCATAGGCCTGCTTGGTCAGCTTGTCGCCGGGGCCTAGCGGACGAAAGCCAATGCCCAGCTTGCGCAACGCCTTGACGTCGGCCGAGATTGAGGCTTCCGAGAGCCCGGCATCCGTCTCGTAGTCCGAAGACAGTTCCAGTAGGCGGCTGAGAACCTCACCCCGAAACAAGGGGCCAGTAAGCAGCATCTTGAGGATGTTCCAGCGGCGTTCGAACGCGTCCATCGCGCCCCCCTTCGACGAATTTGCATGAATTAGCTTGCTTGACCCATTCGTACCCCAACCGATCAAAACTAACCCTCGTTCGCTACCAAAACATCATGGCAACCGGAGTAGATTCGGTTTCGAGCGGAGGAATCAATGCTAGACGTGAAGGTCAAGTCGGACACGATCTGGGTCGGCGAGCACTTCTCGGTCGACTTTCAGCGGACCCTGCGCATTCCTGACGACGGGATCGTCTATCCGCTACCGCCCGGCCTGAGTCGCTTTCCCGTGCGCAGGGTCGACGACTACCTCGACCGAGTGCCGCCTGCCTGGCGTGAGCACGGTGGCGTCTTCATTCCCATGTACCAGCGAGAGGCGCTCTGGCTCTGCTTCGGCGGCTCCTACTGGAAGCCCCACGCGGTTAAGATCGCCATCGGCAAGATCAACGTGGTGACCGGTAGGGGCTGGGCTCAGCCCCTCGAGGAATCCCCTCAGGATTACCTCGTCTGCCCGGATCAGCCCTGGCTCGATGGGATCAATGCCGGGGAGGGGATGATTCGCCAGTTCGTCGCCATGCCGCTCGGCCAGGGGTACACCGTCGAGGGACAGCTCACCGGCGCCGAGAAACATGGAGGCATCCAGCTCATCGCCTTCGCCCCGAAGCCGGGGCGTTTTCCCGACGAGCCGCCGCGGGTCGAGACCTGCGATTACCTGGTTTGCGAGAGCGCGGCCGCACCGAGCATGGGCCTAGCGGCCGGCGGCAAGATGACCCAGAAGATCTATGCGGACGAGTACGGTCTCGACACCTGGGACCAGGAGAACTACGGGCGGGTGTTCATCCACATCGTCGACAGCATGGTGTTCCGGGAGATCACAGGGGAAGAACCGCCTCCCACGCCCGTCACGGCGAAGACCTACGCCCAATATCACCTGCCCTGGTTCTCCCTCTATGACGAACTGAAGCAGGACCTACCGCCCTCGGGCATCCTCAAGGGGGTGAAGTCTGTCAAACAGGTCGACGTCGAGAAGGGCCACCAACCGCAGCAAGACGACAGCTCGGTGCCGGTGGACAATATCGTCAAGCTAGGCAAGAAGCCAAACACGGTCCGGGACGGCGAGTGGTAGCCGTGCTGCCGCTGGGTGTCCCGATTGTCTTCCCGAGCCCTCAATTCAACTCACAAAGGAGTTCCCGCGCCATGCGAAGTCCCATACTCCCGCTCCTCACGACCGCGATGCTGGTCTTGGGATCGACCGCTCTTTCTGGTTGTAACGCCCTCTCCGGAATCTCCTCGTTGCCCGGCGTATCCTCGGTCGTTCCGGCGCCCAGCATCGATGGCGACTGGCTGGTGGTGCGTCCCGGATTCTCGACCTTCAGCCTCTCGCTTTACGAGAAGGGCGGGAAGATCACGGGTTCGGCTGGGACCGAACCCTATACGAATCCGCTGGCCGGTACCCGGACGGGGAACAAGGTCGAGTTCGTCATCACCTTCAAGGACAGCACGACCGTCACCTACAGCGGGGACCTCAGCTCCGACGGTTCCCAGATCACGGGCGTCATCGGCTCGGGTAGCTCAGCAGCCGATACCTTCACCGCCAACAAAAAGTCCTCCTCGCGCTGAAGCACAGCTGCGGAAAGGCCCGGTGATTGATGCGCGACGACGAGGAATTGTCGATCGATCCTGGTGATGACGAGCAGGGGCAAGATCTGATCGCCGAGATCGAGGCCCTCTGGGAGCAGCTCCAAGACGGGCTGCCCCCAGAGGAGCGTACGAATTTCGAGGGGACCCCGCGTTCGGTGTTCGCAATCGGCACAGCTACTCAACTTCGGTTGTTCGTCGAACCCGACCTCCCCGCCGTGCCCGGCCTCGATGCGCACGAGTTGTTTGACGAAACGGTCCCCCTGGAGGCCAGCCTCCAGAAGCTTTGTCGCTGGATTGCTGCCCGCCGCGGCAAGCGATGCACGGCCCGGCAGCGATCCCTTCTCCGGTGGCATCTCGAGACCCGGGCGGCGGCGATCCCCCTTCACCTGGTCTTCGAAGGGGAGCCATCCATGCAGGTCACCATCCTCAACCCCGCAGCGAGCCGGGACTGGGACGATGAGGTCCCGGTCCTCGACGGCTGGCATGAGGAGCAGTTTCTGCGCCGGTTCTCGGGGATCCGCGAGAAGACCCTCGACTACCTCCAAGATGCCGAGAGCAAGTACATGGTGTTGCTGGGCTTGGAGCCCTGGCACACGTTCTACGCGACCGAGGTCGACTTCCTGCACGAGGTCGCAAGCTACGAGCTCATCATCACGCTCGGCCGATCCGGCCTGGTGGAGCATGTGCAGGAGGCTTTTGCCTACCTCGTGGCGAGAGACCGGGGGATCGATGCCGAAACCGCGGCGACCTTCCAGCGATTCAAGCTGCTCTACCTGTTCGCCAAGGGTCTGGCGACCGACGACGAGATCCCGTCGCTTGACGATGAAGACGAGGTCCTGTTCTGAGATGGCGGAGATAGGGCTGCTCCTGTGCCTGGTCATGGCGGCGTTCTCGTTGGTGTTCTGGGTGACCGGCGCCGCGATCGCCTGGGTCGGCGAGTTGCTGGACTTGCTGATCAGTTGTGGCAAGAGGGCTGCGAAGCCGGACCGCGGGCGGCATCGTAGGCCGTTGATAACACGCTACCCTGCGACAGCCCTGGGAACGAGACCTTACGACTACCTCCTGGTGGAAGCGGCTCGGCACTACTTCCGGAGGGTCAACGATCGTCACCAGGAGATATTGGCAGCGTTGCCGGCCCCTGACAGTGACAGGCGCCGTGCTCTGGACGATTTCGACTTGGCGCGGGCGCACGAGATGGCCACCCTTGGTTTCCTGGTCGGCAGGATTGTAGCCTCGAGGGAATCGGAAGATGAAGACACTTCGATGACGGCTACGATGACTGAAGGTCGCCGACGGCGACAGCTTGCCTGCCATGCCTATCAGGGCTATCGTAATCATCGGCGTGCAGTTTTCTGAGCAAGGTAAGGTGCCATGCGGTTACGCTCGTTCCCTCTTCCCGAATACGTCAAGGACCGGCACGTCTGCTTCCGGGATCCTTGTCGTGATTTCCTGGTAATTGCCACTCCCGAGGAGCGCGTGAGGCAAAATGTACTCCGAACCTTGATGGAGGGCTACGGCTACCCACAGGAAGCACTTCGCACTGAACTGAAGATGGCTCGCGGCAAGGCCGACCCGCGTCGCTCGGATGTCGTCGCCATGGTCCCGGGGCCCGACTCCGAGCTTAATGTTCCCTTCCTCGTGGTTGAGTGCAAGCGTCCAGGAATCATGCTGGGCCAGGAGGTAATCGAACAGGGCAACTACTATGTGGGCAAGCTGGGAGCCTCTTTCCTGGTGCTTACAAATGGCCAGGAGTCCACGCCCTATGCAGTGACTCGCGAGGGGCTGCGAAAAGTTGCCGACATCCCCACCTTTGAACAGGCATGCAGCGGCACTGGCTGGGAGGCTCGCTACATGGTGGAGCCCAGCTATGTGCGGCCCAGCATGGGGCAATTACGGGACGACGAGTGGGTGGGCGAGGTCTTCGCGGACCACATCGGGGCCGATACCCCCCGCGAGCTTTGGGCGTCGATCGCCAACTTGACCTCCTTGTTCTACGTTGATGAGCCGCTCTTCACTTCACCCATCGACGCTCCGGCCGGCTATAGATTGGTCGAGGATTGGGGAGCCCGGATGCATCGCTTTACAAATGCCGGCGGCGGAGATTGGCCCGGTTGGTACCGTAGCCTGCTGGTGCGCGATCGCGAAGGTGGCGACCATCTTGTCAGGCTTGCCCTGATGGCCAGCGCAAAAACTGAACACGACCTTCACTGGGGGAACATCGCGGGCCGCACCTACCTGCTGGTAGCCGTCAGCGACTTCTTCGCCACCCACAACGCCCTGCAACTCAACGTCAACACCCACTGGGAGCTAGATTCCGCACAACGGGTGGTTCGGGTTTCGCACTCGGGGGCCATGAGTGGCCGCGGCTCCTACAAGCATGAGCGAGTCGTCTCATGGGTGGCACAACATGCCCCAGAACTGGTCGAGCAAGACCTTGTGATGCTGGGTAGCTTCCCGGTCGAGCGGCTGCTGGAATGGCAGGACATCGAGCTGTTGGTTGCCAATCTATGTGTCTACGCTCTGTTGCGTGACGGGTTGCGGAGCGAGGAGAAGCCCGGTGCAAAGCGAGGGACTCCTTCCAAACCTGCGATTCGGGAAAGTCTGGCCGCTGCGATCGCCGATCCTACAAAGCGTGATCTCCCAAACCGCAGCGGACACACGCCCCTGATGCAAGCCGCCTTCCGGGGCTACGATGACCTCGTGGCCTGCGCGCTGGACGCAGGGACGTGCCTCGATACGCAGGACCTCGCCGGAATGTCAGCCCTAATGCATGCCGCCAGCAAGGGACGGCTTGCGGCCGTCGAGCGACTGATGGCAGCCGGCGCTAACCCAGACCTGATCAGTAGGGATTCCCAGAGCGCCCTTCACCTGGCGATCGAGGGGGGATTCGGGGATGTCGTCAAGGCTCTGGTCGGCGCTGGTGCTTCCACGACGATCCGCGACGGCCAAGGAGTAGATGCCTTGCTGTCCGCCATCTACGCGGACCTCGAAACGATCGCATGCTGGCTTATCTCCCGGAGCGTGTGCCTGCAGACCCGCAGCGAGGGGGGGCAGAATCCGCTGCATGCCGCGGCCCAACAGGGCCACCTAGAGGTCGCCAGACTACTCGTGGCTGCTGGCCTGGAGGTCGATCCGCGCGATCGCGAGGGCTGGACACCGCTGATGTTCGCCGCACAGCAAGGACACTTCGAGGTGCTCCGTTTGCTTCTTGATGCCGGAGCCGACCCTCACGCCACCTGTTCGGACACCGAGGATCCGGTGGTGAATTTTGCCGCCGATGGCGACAGCCCCGCGGCGCTCGATCTGTTATTGGCCAGAGGTGCTGATCCCTTTCAACCGAACAAGGAGGGTCGAGCCGCCCTGGCAATCGCTGCCTCGGCTGGTCAGGTCCCGAATCTGGTGCGCCTCCTGGCTCTATCCCATGATCTGGAAGTAAGGGGCGACGATGGCGCCACTCCCCTAATGCTGGCTACTGCCGGTGGGCACCTGGGCGCCGTGGAAGTCTTGATTCGGGCAGGCGCAGATCTCGAAGCTCACGACAACGAGGGACTGACCGCCCTCCACATAGCGGTCGCCTGCTGTCAACTCGATTCGTTCCGGTGCCTTCTGGCTCACGGGGCCAATGCCCATGCCCTCACCGCGGAAGGAAAGACTCCACTTGATCTCGCGCGGAACGCCGGTTGGCGGGAGTTCGAGCAGGTTCTGATATTGGAGGAAAGTCGGGGAGTGTGGTGAAACGCCTAGCCAGACCGGCTATTCCAAGCAAACAGCGACTCATCAAGCCCTCACCCCGTAGGGCTATGAAGCTCGGGGAACAGAGCACGGACTCGATGCGTGATAGGAACTGATATGACCCAGGAAAATGGCTCGCCAGCAGGAAGGGCAAGGGAATGGACACTGGCTGGGCTGGCAACCGCACTTGCTGCCGTGGCTGCCCTGCTTTGGGTTGGCGGCATCCTCGTTCAGTTGGCCAACCACAAAGCCCAGCCCGAGCTGGTCGTGGCCGAGATCTTGGCAGCCGAACTGCTTGCAGTGGCTGGCCTCTTGGCCCTGATGATCCGCCAGCACGCCATCAGCTTGGACGGACCAACCCGACTGGCTCTCGCGAGCTGCTTGGTGGTCGCTAACATGGTCCTCTTGCCCAGCCCGTCCCCGACCGGCATTATCGGAATGGTCCTGTTGTTATGGGGGATCGTGTTCTTGATGCTCCTGAGTGGCGGATTCTCGGCACTCCTCCGGCCAACACCCTATGCGATCCGGACCGGCACCGAAGCCAGTGGCTGTGCTGCCGCGTTGTACTCTCCCCTGCTCCTGTTTCCGCTGGGGTTGGCGTCCGCACTGATCTATACTGTTATGGGACGGATGCTGCTGATCTTCTTTGTTGGGGTCGGCCTCTTGGTGTTCGGGGCCTGTTTCCTCAAAGCCGCCCTGGAGGAGCGCTCTCAACCCTGATGCAGGGTGCGGAGCAACGAAGGACAAGAGGGAGGACCATGACTGGCGTTCGTAGAGGTACCGGTAGACGACAGGCGCGGGAGGGCGAGATCGGTCAGGCCGAGATTCGCCGCGATGTTGCCGCCTGGTCCCGCGAGCAGCTGGAGCAGTTCGCCATCGTGCAGATCCTCAGCAGCACTGTGCTGCGCGATCGCCTGCGCCGCAAGCTGGCCGTGACTCGCAGTCCCGCTGCTGCGCTGGAACAGCTCATCGCCGACGTTGATCGGGTCCTGGACGTTGACTTCATCGAGAGGCGCGAGGTTCGATCGTTCATCGACGATCTCGATGAACTCCTGGCGGCCATCGAGACCATGGCGGAGGTTGCGCCCGAGCAGGCGGTTGATGCCGCCCTGCACTTCCTCGAGGCGATCCCCCGGGTCTTTGAACGCGTCTACGACGAGTGCGAGCTGGCGACGTTCTGCTCGGAGCTGGCAACCCTTGCTGTGAAGCTCGCTGCTCGCTCGTCCCGGGGCATCTGGACTACAGGACAGAAGCTCGTGAAGGCGTACCTGACTGACGACTACGGGCGGTTTGACGAAGTGCCAGAGATCATGGCCAAGGCCCAACTCGATCGGGATCAGCGCTTGGCGCTCGCCGGCATCCTCGAATCCGAGGCCGCTCGGCTTGACCAGTTCCAGGGCGCTCGTCTAACAGCTGCAGCCCATCGCTTGCGACTTGCCCGGGGCCCGCGGCGGAAGGTTTCGACATAGGCGCTGTCTTGCACGCCCCCGGAGCCATGCGGAATCAGGGCTAATCCTCCTGGCCGAGCATCGTCCTGGCCTGCTTGCAGAACTCCTCCCAGGACAGCGCGCCCATCTGAACCTCGTCCTCCCACTCCCGGAGCTGCTCCACGATGTCGCTGTCCTCGAACCAGTCATCGAGCAGGTCATGGAGCTCTCGGAGGTTGGGAACGCGGGGGCCATCGAGCAGGGTGCGAACATCGGCGAGCAACTCCCGAAGAAGCCTCGCCTCCTCCTGTTTCGACGTTTCGTCCCGCAGCCCGTACTTCACCAGCAGCAAGTCGAGGCCCTCTTCCTCCTCCAGGGCGGTCCGCGCATCATCGGTGCCCCATTCGCCGCCGCATGAGAAGGCCAGTAGCTTGGTGCTGCTCCACATCAGGTGGCCAAGGTGAGACATCAGCTGCTCCTTGAAGGCCACTGGCAAGTCTGGCGTCCGATCGAGCAACCGCTGGATGTAGCGCACGTCCCTGACCTGATCGCTGGTCTTCTCGATGCACCAGGAGCTCATGTCGAACTGGAACTCCGGCGAGTGCAACTCGAACCGCTTGGTGCGGATGGGGGTGCCCAAATACGGCAGGAGCATGGCGCTCACGACGTAGGTGACGTCCTCGTCCTTCACGGTCCAGTACAGCGCCAGGATGCCTGTACCACCACCCGTCAGCCTTCCGGGCGTGAGCGAGACGAACGGTCCACTGCCGATCCCCTCGCCGGTCCAGATATCGCCGGCCCATCCTGCGGTACGCGCCTCCACCTGGGCTTCCTCGATGATGCCGAAGGCATGGGCCTTTCGCTCGGCGGACCCGGGCTCGTCCCCGGCCAGGCAGGCCAGGTAGGGCTCGAGTGCCAGGTTGGCAGGTAACGCGTCGGCGCCCTCGAGACGGTAGACGTAGCGGAGATGGAGCTTCGGCTCGGCTTGCATGTCTTGCCTCCAAGGGGCCGGGCGGTGGATAGAGCATAGATTTTAGCACGGTCAGCCGAATGCGCCGCGAAGGCTTTCCTCAGTGTCCGGCAGGAAGCTCGCCTCGGACTTCGACCTCGGCATCCTCCTTCTGCAACACTTCGGCGATGACGCGCGTCGTCACTGCCTCGAGGTGCTCGCTTGGATTCCCGAGACCCAAGCAGGCCAGCTTGACCAGCTGTAAGGTGCATGGACTGCAGTTGCGGCCCCTGCTGCGTCTCGCACGAGGTCCTAGCCGATCCTGTTACCTGACGCCCCCAGGCGCAGTGTGGCCGGCGTTTGACCTTTCAGGTGGCTTAGAATTTCGGAGAGCCCCGAGAGTTCCAGGCCAGATTAGCCCCGGCTCCTGTCTCTACCCCCTGTTTGGTTGGCTGGTTTTGCGGTAACCTTGTAGCCAAGGGTAGATTCCGAGGTCGCAGGGGCTATAACAATGTTTGCCAACAATCGTAAAGAGCTGAACCTGGTGAATCCGCCCGAGGGCAAGAAGGGCCTACGGGAAAGCCAGCTCGGTGCCGTGATGGCGGCAACCTCCCACTTCACGGTCAACCGGGACCCTGCGCTCATCTGCATGCCGACCGGGTCGGGCAAGACCGCGGTCCTGATGGCGCTCTGCTATCTCTTGTCAGCGAAAAAGGTTCTGCTCATCACGCCAAGTCAGCTCGTCCGCAGGCAGATCGCTAAGGATTTCAGCGAGCTTGCGACGCTTCAGCGGATCGGGCTGCTGCCTACGACTGTCGCCGCACCCCGGGTCATTGAGGTGAAGAACCGGGTCAAGGACGAGGCCGCCTGGCAGAAGCTGCTGGCTGAGTACGACGTGCTGGTTGCAACCCCCAACAGCGTCAGCCCCTCGACGAAGAGTGGCATCTCGCCGCCACCAGATGGCGCCTTCGACGTCGTTCTTGTTGATGAGGCTCACCATAGCCGAGCGAAGACCTGGGCGGATCTGCTTGCGCAGTTTCCGACTGCGAAGCAGATTCTCTTGACCGCAACGCCTTTCAGGCGCGACGGGCGCGACATTCGCGCCCGCTTTGTCTACAACTACCCCTTGCGCAAGGCGGTCGAAGACGAGACCTTCGGCGAGATCCAGTACGTGCCCATCGACGTGGAACCGGAAAAGGTGGACCGGGAGATAGCCAAAAAGGTCGAAGCGATTTTTTTGGAGGACAAGAAGGCGGGCCTCGAGCATCGCGTCATCGTGCGCACCAGCCGCAAAGACCGGGCTGATGAGCTGTATGACCTCTACAAAACGCACGCCCCCAGCCTGCGGCTCGCGGTCGTGAGCAGCAATAAGTCGATGGCGGTTATCGAAAAGGCCATCGACGGACTCGAGAAGGGCGACCTGGATGGCATCATTTGCGTCGACATGTTGGGTGAGGGCTTTGATATGCCCAATCTCAAGATCGCGGGCCTGCATGCCCCCCATAAGTCGCTGGCCATAACGCTCCAGTTCATCGGTCGGTTTGCTCGAACCATTGTCAAGCAGAGCGGCCAGAAAATCGGCCCGGCCAAGTTCGTGGCGGCGCTCAATGACATGGAGATCGAGAAGGAGAAGCTCTTCAGGGAAGACGCCGATTGGAAGCGCATCATCGTAGATCTCAGCGAGAAGCGTATCGGCACGGAGCTTTCGACCCAGGAGTTCTTTGAGGCGTTCGATGTGCTCAAGGAGCCGATGGATGCCGACGTGCCGCAGTACCTCTCCAAGACGAGCTTCCGACCTTTCTGCCACGTCAAGGTCTTTGAGGTCGTGGGTGGGTTCGCCCTGCGCGCGAGTCTTGATTCGCCCAATCACGACGTGCTGTTCCATGAGATCAGCGTCAAGCATCAGACCGCAGTCATTGTCTGGGCAACCCGCAAGAAGCCAAAGTGGCTGAAAGACGATGTCTTGAGCAATGTCACCCACGAGATGGTCGTCGTCCACTACGACCCGACAACCCGGTTGATGTTCGTTTGCTCCACCGACCGAAGGGAGGAGTTCTACGCGCACGTCCTCAGTCAGTTCG
This genomic window from bacterium contains:
- a CDS encoding WYL domain-containing protein, yielding MDAFERRWNILKMLLTGPLFRGEVLSRLLELSSDYETDAGLSEASISADVKALRKLGIGFRPLGPGDKLTKQAYELDMGHLELFANNEEAAALQTAVALFEDLKLPEAERLRTLFERVPASVREGLSDPYTGRLLRTGNTAYDAQVLDSLQHGIQTGRMMRLTYRPLNREPKRYLVDRAYLTWQDGFLYLHAHCPEAEGSTEWHKNREFRLDRFCSTKTSPAVEVLDTPVSLDQVPAFEFQIWLSASMASGFQRVPQRLRVLEETPDGSRLVAIKESIPLRAVRRILSYGGQARVVEPDFVVAEVQATIARMASELAPTEVNQPDPFKKQSMVT
- a CDS encoding ankyrin repeat domain-containing protein; this translates as MRLRSFPLPEYVKDRHVCFRDPCRDFLVIATPEERVRQNVLRTLMEGYGYPQEALRTELKMARGKADPRRSDVVAMVPGPDSELNVPFLVVECKRPGIMLGQEVIEQGNYYVGKLGASFLVLTNGQESTPYAVTREGLRKVADIPTFEQACSGTGWEARYMVEPSYVRPSMGQLRDDEWVGEVFADHIGADTPRELWASIANLTSLFYVDEPLFTSPIDAPAGYRLVEDWGARMHRFTNAGGGDWPGWYRSLLVRDREGGDHLVRLALMASAKTEHDLHWGNIAGRTYLLVAVSDFFATHNALQLNVNTHWELDSAQRVVRVSHSGAMSGRGSYKHERVVSWVAQHAPELVEQDLVMLGSFPVERLLEWQDIELLVANLCVYALLRDGLRSEEKPGAKRGTPSKPAIRESLAAAIADPTKRDLPNRSGHTPLMQAAFRGYDDLVACALDAGTCLDTQDLAGMSALMHAASKGRLAAVERLMAAGANPDLISRDSQSALHLAIEGGFGDVVKALVGAGASTTIRDGQGVDALLSAIYADLETIACWLISRSVCLQTRSEGGQNPLHAAAQQGHLEVARLLVAAGLEVDPRDREGWTPLMFAAQQGHFEVLRLLLDAGADPHATCSDTEDPVVNFAADGDSPAALDLLLARGADPFQPNKEGRAALAIAASAGQVPNLVRLLALSHDLEVRGDDGATPLMLATAGGHLGAVEVLIRAGADLEAHDNEGLTALHIAVACCQLDSFRCLLAHGANAHALTAEGKTPLDLARNAGWREFEQVLILEESRGVW
- a CDS encoding DEAD/DEAH box helicase family protein translates to MFANNRKELNLVNPPEGKKGLRESQLGAVMAATSHFTVNRDPALICMPTGSGKTAVLMALCYLLSAKKVLLITPSQLVRRQIAKDFSELATLQRIGLLPTTVAAPRVIEVKNRVKDEAAWQKLLAEYDVLVATPNSVSPSTKSGISPPPDGAFDVVLVDEAHHSRAKTWADLLAQFPTAKQILLTATPFRRDGRDIRARFVYNYPLRKAVEDETFGEIQYVPIDVEPEKVDREIAKKVEAIFLEDKKAGLEHRVIVRTSRKDRADELYDLYKTHAPSLRLAVVSSNKSMAVIEKAIDGLEKGDLDGIICVDMLGEGFDMPNLKIAGLHAPHKSLAITLQFIGRFARTIVKQSGQKIGPAKFVAALNDMEIEKEKLFREDADWKRIIVDLSEKRIGTELSTQEFFEAFDVLKEPMDADVPQYLSKTSFRPFCHVKVFEVVGGFALRASLDSPNHDVLFHEISVKHQTAVIVWATRKKPKWLKDDVLSNVTHEMVVVHYDPTTRLMFVCSTDRREEFYAHVLSQFVGGMYRELPLTVLRRAMAGWTDERFSSVGMRSRRFRTGTESYQIKAGSNTQLAVHASDGQNYVGGHHVGSGKNEKGQTVLLGLSGTSKMWTIKYVPIPELIEWCDELAVKVSDETHDQAKLPLGDVFEYGEQITAFPNGLDPFAGEWHMDVFKNGHRARLVDSNGSSTVAPLQDLELQVDPKQSTTNRLVFTIGKGSTNVEFDLVLKPFPTFSVTPGQSCALYACHGQDVDGDFVTYLNGKPPVFYFEDMSSLAQKDVYVARKTDVVHFPVGRLDCVDWKVAKVDIRQEVTTSKVGHTSIHDHLKKALLPLFDVLIYDQGAGEVADFIGFENGATPRVVLYHCKGSGKTTAGSRVDDLYEVCGQAIKSVQWADKRRLLENLNNTNRKVRQYLKGTAADAQAIVAAIGGRDFALEIVIVQPGLKSKPKVVDRLARLLGAVDEHLHSSTGSQLRVMCS